From the genome of Brachyhypopomus gauderio isolate BG-103 chromosome 20, BGAUD_0.2, whole genome shotgun sequence, one region includes:
- the LOC143484058 gene encoding uncharacterized protein LOC143484058, translated as MMNSQQQLQFPISQCAGYYLLPGQFVPSAQQFPVASAPTGFYYGTYPDWSSEYGELYYPTQVQYQFLVTITPIIMSSAQQQQAPPPQFAPPQQHRTECQQLYYPYWPSQPSDALQVPSGAPYTVQPAHIYQNSPMMVIPQQQLQYPISQCAAYCLVPGQFVPSAQQFPVASAPTGFYYGTYPNWSSEYGELYYPMQAQYQTSVPTTPIILSSAQQQQAPPPQYAPPQQFPVASAPTSSFSGTYPDWSSEYGELYYYTQDQDQSSVPATPIVFSSAQQQQAPPPQYAPPQQDRRECQQTVVTEAGGPVQTNGEGMPPTATVGIPPAAASTPPPPSKVPFSDDIQLNKAKKAWRPSGKRGRMAEAGEDEPEVAETQDLLRRVRSILNKLTPQMFQPLMKQLTELTELTVDTEERLKGVAHLIYEKAISEPNFSEAYAKMCSCLMMLKVPTSGTSGGTVDFPRLLLNCCHEEFVKDGNEIFEHKQKELDAASEDEEHQRLIVEQDAAKDNARHRSLGNIKFMGELFKVGILSETKMHECIFKLLLKSHDEERLECLCLLLSTIGKEMEKTKPEVDYYFQYISKFINAKKTSLRIRFRLQDVLDLRQNNWVPRRGDQGPKTINQVHKEAMLEEHREQSKNNSSRTWQSRRGPTRLVAASPILRVMPRIRVLKNA; from the exons ATGATGAATTCTCAGCAACAGCTGCAGTTCCCCATCTCCCAGTGCGCTGGCTACTACCTTCTACCTGGACAG TTTGTGCCCTCAGCCCAGCAGTTCCCTGTGGCCAGTGCTCCCACAGGTTTCTACTATGGCACCTACCCTGACTGGAGCTCTGAGTACG GTGAGCTGTATTACCCTACGCAGGTCCAGTACCAGTTTTTAGTGACCATTACACCCATCATAATGAGTTCTGCCCAGCAGcagcaggccccaccccctcagtTTGCCCCGCCCCAGCAGCACAGGACAGAGTGCCAGCAG CTGTACTATCCATACTGGCCCAGTCAGCCCAGCGATGCCCTGCAGGTACCCAGCGGTGCGCCCTACACTGTTCAGCCCGCACACATTTACCAGAACTCCCCGATGATGGTGATCCCTCAGCAGCAGCTGCAGTACCCCATCTCCCAGTGTGCTGCCTACTGCCTTGTACCTGGACAG TTTGTGCCCTCAGCCCAGCAGTTCCCTGTGGCCAGTGCTCCCACAGGTTTCTACTATGGCACCTACCCCAACTGGAGCTCTGAGTACG GTGAGCTGTATTACCCTATGCAGGCCCAGTATCAGACTTCAGTGCCCACTACACCAATCATATTGAGTTCTGCCCAGCAGcagcaggccccgccccctcagtaTGCCCCGCCCCAGCAGTTCCCTGTGGCCAGTGCACCCACAAGTTCCTTCTCTGGCACCTACCCTGACTGGAGTTCTGAATACG GTGAGCTGTATTACTATACACAGGACCAGGACCAGTCTTCAGTGCCCGCTACACCAATCGTATTCAGTTCTGCCCAGCAGcagcaggccccgccccctcagtatgccccgccccaacaggacaggagagagtgCCAGCAG ACTGTGGTCACAGAGGCAGGAGGTCCGGTCCAGACCAATGGTGAAGGCATGCCACCTACAGCTACTGTAGGGATTCCACCCG CAGCTGCCTCAACCCCCCCGCCTCCATCTAAGGTGCCCTTCAGCGACGACATACAGCTGAACAAGGCCAAGAAGGCGTGGAGGCCCTCAGGGAAGCGTGGACGCATGGCTGAAGCCGGCGAGGACGAGCCAGAGGTGGCCGAGACCCAGGACCTGCTGCGGCGTGTGCGCAGCATCTTAAACAAACTCACACCACAGATGTTCCAGCCGCTTATGAAGCAGCTGACGGAGCTGACGGAGCTAACCGTGGACACAGAGGAGCGGCTCAAGGGAGTCGCCCACCTCATTTATGAGAAGGCCATCTCTGAGCCCAACTTCTCAGAGGCCTACGCTAAAATGTGTAGCTGCCTGATGATG ctgaaagtgcccaCCTCTGGTACGTCGGGAGGCACAGTGGATTTCCCAAGGCTGCTGCTCAATTGCTGCCATGAGGAGTTTGTGAAGGACGGCAACGAGATCTTTGAGCATaagcagaaggagctggatGCCGCATCAGAG GACGAGGAGCATCAGCGGCTGATCGTGGAGCAGGATGCTGCTAAGGACAATGCCCGCCACCGTTCCCTCGGCAACATAAAATTTATGGGGGAGCTGTTTAAGGTGGGGATACTGTCGGAGACCAAAATGCACGAGTGCATCTTCAAGCTGCTCCTGAAGAGCCACGATGAGGAGAGACTGGAGTGTCtctgcctcctcctctccaccattGGAAAGGAAATGGAGAAAACCAAG CCCGAAGTGGACTATTATTTCCAATACATATCAAAATTCATAAATGCGAAGAAGACCTCATTAAGGATCCGTTTCAGGCTGcaagatgtcctggacctcagacag aataactgggtgccccggaggggtgaccagggccccaAGACCATCAACCAGGTCCACAAGGAGGCAATGTTGGAGGAGCACAGGGAGCAGTCTAAGAACAACTCCAGTCGGACGTGGCAGTCGCGACGGGGCCCCACCCGTCTGGTGGCCGCATCACCCATCCTCAGGGTGATGCCTAGAATACGGGTCCTAAAAAATgcttaa